The Desulfurispora thermophila DSM 16022 genome contains a region encoding:
- the cysC gene encoding adenylyl-sulfate kinase codes for MKQVSTLKKGLVIFLTGLSGAGKTTIAEALNKEISKRFGRAITLLDGDVIRKILSSELGFSKEDRNINVKRVSFVAAEIAKHGGLVICAMIAPYCDSRREFREMVANYGHFVEVYVSTPLAVCEKRDPKGLYTKARLGLIKNFTGIDDPYEKPENPELIIDTSDISCAEAVDMIIKYLTQQGYLAG; via the coding sequence ACAGGTCTTTCTGGTGCTGGGAAAACAACTATAGCTGAAGCGTTGAACAAAGAAATATCAAAAAGGTTTGGTCGTGCGATAACGCTGCTTGATGGGGATGTAATAAGGAAAATATTATCAAGCGAGTTGGGGTTCTCCAAAGAAGATAGAAACATTAACGTAAAAAGAGTTTCTTTTGTAGCAGCGGAAATTGCTAAACACGGTGGCCTGGTCATTTGTGCTATGATTGCACCTTATTGTGATTCCAGGCGGGAATTTAGAGAAATGGTGGCTAATTATGGCCACTTCGTGGAGGTTTACGTATCCACACCACTGGCGGTTTGTGAAAAAAGGGATCCTAAAGGTTTATATACTAAAGCTCGTTTAGGTTTGATCAAAAACTTTACGGGTATTGACGACCCTTATGAAAAACCAGAAAATCCCGAACTTATTATTGATACTTCAGATATTAGCTGTGCAGAAGCGGTTGACATGATTATTAAATATCTTACCCAGCAGGGATATTTGGCAGGATGA
- the rfbD gene encoding dTDP-4-dehydrorhamnose reductase: protein MQKVLITGANGQLGRALQRQLKNKLYLVPCNSSELDITSFTVCRKVIMEHRPDVVINAAAYTNVERAEEEPDAAFAVNAIGAHNLALACRESDAKLVHISTDYVFDGSKNVPYGEYDVPNPLSVYGKSKLWGENLVREIGGRFFIVRTSWLYGDGKNFVRTMLRLAGERQEVAVVADQQGSPTYAGDLAAFLEQLMQTEYFGTYHATNAGSCTWYDFARQIFAYARKTTRVRPIKTEEYPVKAKRPRYSVLDNRILRLRGFAPLRSWQEALAEYIQNGLV from the coding sequence ATGCAGAAAGTGCTCATCACCGGTGCCAACGGCCAGCTTGGCCGGGCGCTGCAAAGACAGCTGAAAAATAAATTATATTTAGTACCCTGTAATTCATCCGAGTTGGACATAACCAGTTTTACTGTCTGCCGTAAAGTTATTATGGAACACAGGCCGGATGTGGTCATCAATGCCGCCGCCTATACCAATGTGGAGCGGGCCGAGGAAGAGCCCGACGCTGCTTTTGCCGTTAACGCTATAGGTGCGCACAATCTGGCCCTGGCTTGCCGGGAAAGCGATGCCAAACTTGTTCATATCAGTACCGACTACGTCTTTGATGGTAGCAAAAACGTACCTTATGGTGAATATGACGTGCCGAACCCGCTTTCGGTTTATGGTAAAAGCAAACTTTGGGGCGAAAACTTAGTCCGCGAAATTGGTGGCCGGTTTTTCATTGTTCGCACCTCCTGGCTGTACGGTGACGGAAAAAACTTTGTCCGCACTATGTTGCGTCTGGCCGGTGAGCGGCAGGAGGTTGCCGTGGTTGCCGACCAGCAGGGTAGCCCTACCTATGCCGGAGATTTAGCTGCATTTCTGGAGCAGCTCATGCAGACCGAATATTTCGGTACATACCACGCCACCAATGCCGGCAGCTGTACCTGGTACGATTTTGCCCGGCAAATATTCGCTTATGCCCGAAAAACGACCAGAGTGCGGCCCATTAAAACCGAAGAGTACCCGGTAAAAGCAAAAAGGCCGCGCTATTCTGTGCTGGATAACCGGATACTCCGCCTGCGCGGGTTTGCGCCCCTGCGCTCCTGGCAGGAAGCCCTGGCGGAATACATTCAAAACGGACTGGTTTAG